A stretch of Cicer arietinum cultivar CDC Frontier isolate Library 1 chromosome 5, Cicar.CDCFrontier_v2.0, whole genome shotgun sequence DNA encodes these proteins:
- the LOC101509000 gene encoding uncharacterized protein — MKKEADKDKIEDDPKLWGVLLFGLIGATATTLVFGQLRKTVEWFSVQVIHLLLFYYFLVIKFVTVACSASTISAALLVYSVKKVDLGRERIRRMQNVFNRERNKYKRGYESWREHGAGAYHQHFQREDWYWKADTSHRDRRTNYRETPRESGNYALSHHYSVLGLDRFRKTPYSDAEIKSAFRTKAKEYHPDQNQDNKDVAEAKFKEVMTSFEAIKQERKNHNP, encoded by the exons ATGAAGAAGGAAGCTGATAAAGACAAAATCGAAGACGATCCGAAACTTTGGGGTGTTTTACTCTTCGGTTTAATTGGCGCCACCGCCACTACCCTCGTT TTCGGTCAGCTTCGGAAAACTGTTGAATGGTTCTCTGTTCAGGTAATTCACTTGCTtctattttattactttttagtaattaaatttgttacAG TTGCCTGCTCTGCTTCCACCATTTCTGCTGCTCTCCTTGTGTACTCTGTAAAAAAGGTTGATCTTGGCAGG GAGCGAATAAGGCGAATGCAAAACGTGTTTAACAGAGAAAGGAATAAGTACAAAAGAGGCTACGAAAGCTGGAGGGAACATGGCGCTGGTGCATATCATCAGCATTTCCAAAGAGAAGATTGGTATTGGAAGGCTGATACTTCACACAGAGACAGGAGGACTAATTATCGAGAAACTCCAAGAGAGAGTGGAAACTATGCATTGTCACATCACTACTCAGTTTTGGGTCTTGACAG GTTTAGGAAAACACCATATTCAGATGCTGAGATTAAG TCAGCATTTAGGACAAAGGCAAAGGAGTATCATCCTGATCAGAACCAGGATAATAAAG ACGTTGCTGAAGCTAAGTTCAAAGAGGTGATGACTTCATTTGAGGCAATAAAACAGGAAAGAAAAAACCACAATCCGTAA